The Moorena producens PAL-8-15-08-1 genomic interval CCCACGGTAATTTAATTATTATCACTCCTTTAGGCGGAGAAAGTGGTAGTATTGAGGCGAATCTGATTGGTGATCTAATTATCTGGAATCGTCAAACTCGGTTGGGGGTTGTTTTTAGTTCTCAGACTGTGTTTAGTTTACCAGGTGGTGGCGATCGCTCTCCCGATGTAGCTTGGGTAGCCCTGGAACGATGGCAAGCATTGAGTCAAAAAGAAAGAGAAGGTTTTCCACCGATTTGCCCCGATTTTGTGATTGAGTTGCGCTCACGGACAGATCGATTAAAGCCCCTACAGGAAAAAATGCAAGAGTATCTAGCCAGTGGCTTGCGTTTGGGTTGGTTGATTAATCCCCAGGATAAACTGGTAGAAATTTATCTGGCAAACCAACCTGTGGAAGTAGTAGCAATGGCTGTAGTGTTAACAGGAAATCAGGTGTTACCGGGGTTTAGCTTGGAATTATAAAACTTAATTTGGTTAGCGTGATCAGTTATACCAAATCCAGAAAGCAAAAACCGGATTAGGATTAGGCTCAAACCACCGTATTATAGTCAGAGTAAGACAACTTTTTTTACTGTCTGTACTAACTGGATTTGATAGTATAGCAGTGGAAGAAAAGCTTAAGACATCTTCTGCTTCCTGCTCCGAAGCTCCCTGCTCCCTTTTAACTAAAAGACTATGTATTAAACTATACTTCCCTTGCTATATAGAGCAATACTAAATAATTTGTGAAATATATTGGCTAAAGCGATCGCTGTAATCCTTGCTGGGCAAGGATTACAGATTTTGATTATTTTACAAATGATTTAAAATTATTGCTATATGCCCTGAAGCCATAATCAGGAGCTACACAGCAAGACTATTCAAAGCCGTTTATCGTGATCAATCAAACGCTG includes:
- a CDS encoding Uma2 family endonuclease; translation: MTTVLNLEPITPLTREQFYRLCEANPDLQLEGSPHGNLIIITPLGGESGSIEANLIGDLIIWNRQTRLGVVFSSQTVFSLPGGGDRSPDVAWVALERWQALSQKEREGFPPICPDFVIELRSRTDRLKPLQEKMQEYLASGLRLGWLINPQDKLVEIYLANQPVEVVAMAVVLTGNQVLPGFSLEL